From Acidobacteriota bacterium:
GTTGCGGACACAAACGTGGTGTTGGTCGGCACCGCATCCGTCACCGTCACCGTGTTGGCCGATGATGGTCCGTTGTTTGTGAAATTTACGGTGTACGTGATGTTTGACCCGGCAATCACCGGATCGGGAGCATCGCTTTTGGTCACCGCCAGATTCGCCGCATCCAGTTGCGTGCACGTCGAATTCGCCACCCCGGCCACATCCGGGTCATCCGTCACCACATTGCTGAAGTTCCCTCCACTCACCGTTCCCTGGTTGCACACCTGCGCCGTCCCCGCCGTCGGTGGATTGTCTATCGTCACATCAAACCGCACCGTCACACTCTTGCCGGCTGGAAGTGCCCCGATTGAAGTGTTCACCGTTTCGCCCGAGCGGAGCAGACCGGGTTCAGGGTTCGGGGTTCGGGGTTCAGGGTTCAGGGTTCGGGGTTCAGGGTTCCAGGCGGGTACATTCAAACTGTCTGGTGAAGCGTCTTTCCGATCTCCACTTCCTGTCCAGTAACTGGTGGTTACAATCTGGGCTCCCGATTCCCGATTCCCGATTCCCGATTCCCGGCTTTCTGGCCCTTGAACTCTGGTCAATACCGTGGGCTTCGCCCCACGGCTATTGAATAACGACCCTGCGGGCCTTAACTCTTTCGCCTCGTCTCTCTCATTATTATATAGAGGCAACACCTTAAAACCGTTGGAGAACGAGTCACTTAATCCCCAACCACTCAATATCCCGATCAACTTCTCAACTTCAGTCCCCGGAACCCTGAACCCTGAACCCTGAACCCTGGTTTCAGTGCCCTGAACCCTGCTTTCAGTGCCCGGAACCCGCCTGACGCCCACCGCCATCCGCTCGCTCATCAATTTGTGCGCATGATCTTCCCCGTCAAGCACTTCCAACCCCAACGCCCGTCCGAACTGATGCATGATCACCGTCAACAGGTCCACTTTGTTATGAGCTGGACTTGACTGGCTCGCTTCCATCTCGGTTTCGGAGACAAGTTTGTCAAACTTAGGGTAAACGCATCTTAACTATTGAGAACTTTTAGGAGATACTGGTGATCCCACCCCGCCTTCAAGCGTTTGGATTTGATGCCGTTTTTGCAGGAGGTCTCCTGTTTGAGCAAATTGAGGGCGATGTGCCGGAGGATGGCAAAATTATGAGGAGCGTGACCGGAACGGACGCGGGAGAAATCTTCGCGGAAGGCAACGTCGAGAACCCAATGGAGAGAATTTTCAATCTGCCAGTGAGTGCGCACAACCGAGAGAAGGAGCTGAGCGTCAGGCGGCAGGGTCGAAAGAAAATAGCGGGAATCGGTCGAGCGGTCGCCGTCAATGTCACGGGTAGCGGTAATTTTGACGACCGAGGTGAGACCAGGCCAGCGGGCAAGGAGTTCGGGAGCAAGGGCACCGCTGGCTGGGGCAGCGAAACAGCGACGGGTTTCAAGCCGACCGTGGTCGTTATCGACGGTTTGGAAAAAAGAAAGGGCTGGGTTTGGGCTGGGAGTGAGTCGGGCCTGGTCAAAAAAAGAGACGACCGCCTGATGAGTCGTGGGCTGGTTGGCTTTGAGGGTCAGGACATAATCAGCCTCTTGCTGGTGAATCTGGCCGGCAATTTCGGTCTGGCAGCCCATGGCATCGATGGTCACGATGCAGCCCTTGAGCATCAGGACAGAGAGCAGTTCCGGGATGGCGGTGATTTCGTTGGAGTGGTCCTCGGTTTTGACCTGGCCGAGCACCAGGCGGTTGGCGGCGGCCCAGGCGCTGACCATATGAATGGTGGAGTTGGACTTGCTGCGCGACCCACGCAGGGTTTTTCCGTCAATGCTGACGATTTCACCCTGAGTGAGATCCGCCACAGATCGAACCCAGGTCAGAAACCGCGACTCAAACTCTTTTGGATTGAGTCGCATCAACACCCGTCGAAAGGTATCGTGGGATGGGATACCGTTGGGTAACTCAAGGAAAGTCGCCAACCACTCTCGTTTCGACTCGCCGAAGGTTTCCATTTCCTCGTAGGTCTCGGCCCCACAGATCACGGCGCACAGCGCAATGGTCACGATATCGATTAGCAGGTGAAGTTTGGTCCGATCCACGCGTGGATCGGGCAGGTCTGAAAAATGGTCGAGTAAGGAAGGCATGCGTTGACTCCACGGTGATCAGGTGAAAAAACCTGTTCTTTATCACATTTGTTTTGTCAAGCGCATCCTTTGTAAGCAGAAGAATTTAAGATGCGTTTACCCTATGTCAAACTCCACGTCGTCCATCGGCGACGGGTCAATGTACCAGCCGTACCCGGCGGCTTTCGCATCGAGCAGGACCAGATTGGATGGTGTTTCAACCAGCAGATTTCCTTTTTCCAAATCGGCTAACCCAAATTTCACCGCCCGAAGCTGGTCTATTTTTTCAACTGGTGCTCCGGCGGCAATCCAGCGGGCGATGGCCGCTTCCACGAGCCAGGAAATCTGGGTTTCGTTGAGTTTAGCTACATGAACAGGTTTGTGGTTCTTATCTTCAGCGAGCACAAGAGGCTTGGCAGATAAACTGGTTTCAGCCTCAATTATCTGGGATGTCGCGGGTCGGGAAACAGGCGTGCTGCAGGATGTGCCAGTTCCAGTGAAAGCGGCGAACGTCGCCGGAGAATCAGCATAGGCATCCACGACAGTCCCATTCATGGTGTTATTAGCCGCAACGAAGTTCTGCACGCCAACCTCAGTCCCCGTTGGCGAAAGACCCGGCAGGTTAAATGTGTGACCTGCCGCAGCACCGCTGGAACCAAGAAAAATTGTCTGAGCACCAGCGGTATAACCGCTAATCGTGTTCTTATTGGCTCCGGAGCCGCCGATAACCGCGCAGACGTTGACCGTGTCACTCGATGACGGCGAGCCGTTTGTCATCCCTATAGCACCGGCATTTCCAGAACCGGGCGTGTCAAACAGGTTGCCGCGAATGTCAAAGTTTGCCGTGTAACTGCCACCTGTATTATCAGCAGAGATGTGGAAGTTGCCCTTAATTTGGTGAATTTGATTATTGGTAATGGTAACTGAACCTGTGCCTCCGCCTGCGTAAGAAAAGAACAGACCGTTGCCGGTTTTTGAACCTGAATCTGTTACACCAGCCACGCCTATGGTGTTGCTGTCAAAAAAACCGCTCAACAAAGTGCCGGCGCTTGCTTTTTGCAACGTAACGGCGCTGCCGTTCGCATCGCGCATCGTATTGCCCGTCACGTGGAAAGTCATCACGCCCTGCGTGGCAAGCGTCAGGCTACAACCACCGATATTATTGCTTGGATGGTTGTTCGACATGATATTGTTCCGCATCACGACATCCATTGTGCTGGCTGTTTGACCTGTGAAGTTCACCAAATTGGCTCGGGCGCTGGTAAAAGTATTCGGCTCACCTGCACCCGCACCGCCCAGGGTGGTGTTGATGGTTCCGGTCCCGCGATTCTCAACCGTCATGCTGGCGTTACCATTACCGTTATTGAGATTTGCTCCAAACGTGTTTCCTTTGACCGATAGCGTTAATACATTGGGCGAGGCTTGTGTGGTAATGATCCTGAAATTCTCCCACTCGCCGCCACTGATGTTGTTGTTCGTCAATGTGGCTGTTCCGCTGAGACCGTTTGTCGAGGTGTCGCCGAAATAGATACTGCCCTCACCAGCATTGTACGGAGCAGTGTTGAAGTTCGTGCCGTTGTTGCCGCCCACAGTCGAGTATTCCAGCGTAAACCCGTTTACCAGAGTCCCGCGAATGCCGTAGTTTTGATTCGTGCCATTGATCGTCATCCGCCTCAGAACCACGTTGCTCGTATTGTTCAGGTAAATGCCGCAGCCCACCGTGGCGAAGCTGAGGTCTGCGCCGCTTTTGTTGGCAATCGTTCCACCTGTACTGTTGCCACCTACTGAAGTAGTTGATCCATCACCCGTTACTGTCAGGCCGCCGGTTGAACCTGTTGTATTCAAAATGATGCCGTTGTTTGAGCCACCATTTGACGAAATACTACGGAAGGTCACTCCGCTAGTACCAATCGTTGTACTTGAAATATTCAACGCCGTACCAGTTGTCGAGTCAATGGTATTGTTATTTGTTCCGGTTGTGACGGTGACCGTTCCGCCACCCGTTGCCGTAAACCCCGTGCCAGTCGTGGTATCAATATCCAACCCGCCGCCGGTAAAGTTGATCGTCGCCCCGGTGTTGGTGCTCAGATTGACGGCGGTGTTGGCGCTGGTGTTGAGCGTTTTTGTACCACCTGAAAAGGTATAGGTCCCGCCTGTATTTCCTGAGACCAGGATTCCCGTTGAACTGCCGGTCCCGCTCAGGTTTCCTGACAGCGTGACCGATCCACCCGTGTTGCTGGCAATGCTCACCAGACTAAATGCCGTGTCGGAACTCACGGTCCCGGGGTAGTTGACCGTCGCCGCTCCGCCATTGATATTGACTGCATTTCCATTTGGGTTGGTAATTGAGGTATTGCTGCTGAAGGTAAAGCTTCCGGATGAACCGTTGATGATCGTCAACCGGGCACCGCCGCCATTCAACGTGTTTGTACCATTGAAGTTGTACGTTCCATCCGCATTATCAAAACTAAAACCACCGTTGTTGGTCGAACTCAGCGTCCCGGTCTGGAAGATGATCGTTCCGGTGCTATGGCTTGCGACATTCACCATCGGATTCGTACCACCATTGGTCACACTCCCGCTGTAGGTCAGCGACATGGTCCCTGAGATTGAAAAACCGCCGTTTGCCCCGCTGATGCTGCCGCCCGCCGTCACGCTCCCGGCCATACTCGTCAGCACAACCGCCACCGACGTCGTGCTGCTGGTTGAAAGCGTGATGCCCGACGTGGCGTTGATCGTCCCGTTGTTCAAATTCAGGATTTGGCCCGTTCCATTGATCGTCAGCGTGTCTGCAGAAAACGTTCCAATTCCGTTCCCGCTGATTCCGGCGCCGGTTGTGTTCCCAATCGTGAATCCCCGCACCGTATTGCCGCTTCCAAGCGTGATCGAGTTCGTGCTGGCCGCCGTCGCCACCAGCGTCGTGTTGCTCCCCGCCGCCACCACCGTAATCGTGTTGACCGTCAATGCCACGCCACTTCCGATCAACTGCTGGGTGCCCAGCAACGTCATGTTCCCGTCGTAATCCCCAGTCCGCTCAAAGACATAGATGATGTCTCCCGCCGTATCCGGTCCGGTCGCTCCGGTTACATCCGCCAGCGAATCAAACCGCGAGGCAAACGTTCCATTCCCTCCCGCACTCGCTGTCGAGTCCACATACCACACCCGCTGCCCGAGGTTGATGGTCACGGTTCCCGTATCCGTCAGCCCGTCGCCATCCGTCAAGGTATAGGTAAATGTGTCGGTCAAATTCTGATCGCCAACTTGCGGTTCATAAGTGAATGACCCGTCCGCCGCCAGCGTCACACTCCCACCAGCCGTGGTCGAAAAGGTGCCCGCCGTCACCACCAGCGAGGCAGTCGGCGTCACACCGTCCACATCGTAGTCGTTGGCCCGCACACCACTCGCCGTGTTCACGGTCAACGTCGTGTTCCCCACCGCGTTGTAGCTATCGGCAATTGCCAGCGGCGACACCTTCACCGACCCGGCAACCAGGGTGGTGTTGGCGTCAATTGTGTCTGTGAAATTCACACCCGTTGCATTTCCGCCACCGCTGTTTGTAATAACAACCGTATATCGCAACCGGTCTCCGGGGTCAGCCGCACCGTCCACATCTACGTCATTTTGCAGGGCATCCACTTTGGTCGCCGCTATCGTCGGCGTTTGCCGGAGCGGATTTCCTAACTTCGGAAACATTGTTCGGCTTGTCAGCAACGGATTGATTGCCACCGGAACACTTCCCTCGATTCCAGGAAGTCTCTGGCTGCGAGCTTCGGTTTCCCGAACCACAAGGTGGTTTCCAACTCCAAATACCAGGATGAGTCCAATGAAAAAGAAACCTGAACCGAAAAACCGGGAGGAAATGCGACGACCTGAAGTCATAGTTCACCTGCGAACCGGATTCAGGCAATTTGGCTTTGAGGGAATGTTCGTTGGCAAACTGGTGGCTGCACATCACTAACATCCCGCACCTGAAGCACACTGAGTTGCTAATTGCCTGAGCCAGCGATCAATGATTGGGTTATAAAAATAGAAGAGGAGAGTAAGTAATTGATGTGACGCTACTTGTGCCCGATTGCCAGCTAAAAGTCAAGCAATGAACGGTTCCCTGCTGATCATCTGTAGTCTGGTTATTCGAAAAGTGAACTGAACAATTTAAGGCTCTTTGGTATTTGCCGTGAAAATCAGCAGTTTGATGAAAATCTGGACCGATAAATCTTTTAGAATCAATATTCGTTTTTGAGATTTCGTTCGTTTCCACGGGAAATACCAAAGAGCCCAATTTAACAGGTGCCGTGGGATGACTTCATCGAGGAATTTTCAATAAAGTTGCCAGTAAAAAGTCGGGAATTTGGCTTGACGATAGACAAGTCCCATTTTTATTCTTACAAGCGTTTCAAACAAATGTTTAAATCAAATGTTTCAGGCGATGAACACCGTGATAAGTTCCCCCCAGTTACCAACTCCTTTCACTGAAGCTGATGCCCGGACACGGCTGCTTGACGCCGCTGAAAAGCTCTTTGCCGAACACGGCCTTGCCGCCACCAGCATCCGCGACCTGGCCCGCGAAGCTGGCGTCAATATCGCTGCGATTAACTACTATTTCGGCAGCAAGGAAAATCTCTATGCCGAGATGCTGCGCCACTCATTTATGCACAGTGGCGCCTCGCTGTCACAGTTTGAAGCCATTTTGGCGGAGGCTCAAACCTACGGCACTCCTGAAGCGGCGGCGAGGGCAATCCGGTTGTTTGTCAGAGAGTTTATGCTGGCGCTCTTTGAATCAGAACGCTCACACCGGCGGGCCTGTCTGATGGCACGGGAAATGTCAGATCCATCACCAGCACTCAACCTGGTGATTGACGAATATATCGCGCCAAAATCCAAAATTTTGGCCAGCCTGGTCACCCAACTTCGGCCTGACCTGAGTGATAACCCGAACCTGTTCTTGTATATCGCAAGTATCGTCGGCCAGTGCCTGCATTACCGGATGACGCTGCCGGTGACAATGTCCATTCTCAAAAAATCAGAAATGACACCTGAGTTGCTTGAAACAATCACAGCCCATATTGCTGATTTTTCACTCACAGCCCTTGGGGTTGATCACAACAGGGCTAAGGGCTGGGGGGCAATTCGAGGGATGAGGGATGAAGGATGAGGGATGAAAAAATCTCCTGGTATCTGATCTCTCACGGGTTCAAATGCATGTCCTTTTTGTCGTTTTCGTCCTTTTTGTCGTTTGGTCCGATACACTCAGCCCTAAACGGGATGGAAACAATCTAAACATTTCAAAATTCAGCCATGAAAGGCGAGGAAGGCATGCTGCGAATTGGACTCAAAATGTTGATTGGTGACCGCTCGAAGTACATCACGCTGGTGAGCGGTTTGTCGTTTGTGGTTTTGCTCTTCGTGCAGCAAGGCTCGGTTTTTTGTGGACTGATGGCCCGAACGGCCAAACCAATTGAAGCGGTTGGCGCTCCAATCTGGGTCACAGACCCCAATCTTCAATCAATTGATGATTCAAAGCCCCTGATTGACACTGACCTGGGACGGGTACGAAGCGCTCCGGGTGTGAAATGGGCGGTGCCGCTGTTTTTGCGGCAGGTTCAGGTTCGTCTGCGTGATGGACGATTTCAACAGGTGCGTCTGTTTGGGTTAGACAATGCCTCGCTGATTGGCCGACCTTCCCAAATGATCGAAGGAGACCCGGCTTCGCTCTACCTGCCGGATGCTGTCATCATTGGAAAAGCTGAAGCTGAACGGCTTGGCAGCCCAAAGATCGGCGACACCTTTGAACTCAACGACCGTCTGGCCCGCGTGGTTGGCATTGCCGATGTGCCGCGTGACTTTTTGTCTTCGCCTTATATTTTTACGACCTATGACCGGGCGCTTTCCTACACTCCCCGCCAGCGTAAGCAACTCAACTTTGTGCTGGCTTCGCCACAAGACGGGGTGTCAGTCGAACAAGCGATTAAAAATATCGAACAAACCACTGGACTCAAAGCCTACACCGAAGAAGGCATGAGCTGGCTCACGATTGGGTATTACATGCGCAACACCGGAATTCCAATCAACATCGGGCTGTCCCTGGGACTGGTGTTCGTGGTCGGAATGGCGATTGCTGGACAGACGTTTTATGCCTTTGCACTCCAAAATGAACGGTATTTCGGTGCTTTAAAGGCGATGGGCACCCGCAGCCGGACGCTGGTCGCCATGATTATTGTTCAAAGTTTGACGGTGGGTCTGGTCGGATACGGCATCGGTGCCGGTGCCGGGACATTGATTGGCTGGCTTGGTCGCAACGGGCGACTGGCTTTTTACACTCCGCCACAACTGCTCTGGATCAGTTTTGGAATCACGATTTTCATTTGTATGCTGTCGAGCCTGATTAGCATCCAGCGGGTGCTGAGACTGGA
This genomic window contains:
- a CDS encoding ISAs1 family transposase; translation: MPSLLDHFSDLPDPRVDRTKLHLLIDIVTIALCAVICGAETYEEMETFGESKREWLATFLELPNGIPSHDTFRRVLMRLNPKEFESRFLTWVRSVADLTQGEIVSIDGKTLRGSRSKSNSTIHMVSAWAAANRLVLGQVKTEDHSNEITAIPELLSVLMLKGCIVTIDAMGCQTEIAGQIHQQEADYVLTLKANQPTTHQAVVSFFDQARLTPSPNPALSFFQTVDNDHGRLETRRCFAAPASGALAPELLARWPGLTSVVKITATRDIDGDRSTDSRYFLSTLPPDAQLLLSVVRTHWQIENSLHWVLDVAFREDFSRVRSGHAPHNFAILRHIALNLLKQETSCKNGIKSKRLKAGWDHQYLLKVLNS
- a CDS encoding CerR family C-terminal domain-containing protein, with the translated sequence MNTVISSPQLPTPFTEADARTRLLDAAEKLFAEHGLAATSIRDLAREAGVNIAAINYYFGSKENLYAEMLRHSFMHSGASLSQFEAILAEAQTYGTPEAAARAIRLFVREFMLALFESERSHRRACLMAREMSDPSPALNLVIDEYIAPKSKILASLVTQLRPDLSDNPNLFLYIASIVGQCLHYRMTLPVTMSILKKSEMTPELLETITAHIADFSLTALGVDHNRAKGWGAIRGMRDEG
- a CDS encoding FtsX-like permease family protein — translated: MLRIGLKMLIGDRSKYITLVSGLSFVVLLFVQQGSVFCGLMARTAKPIEAVGAPIWVTDPNLQSIDDSKPLIDTDLGRVRSAPGVKWAVPLFLRQVQVRLRDGRFQQVRLFGLDNASLIGRPSQMIEGDPASLYLPDAVIIGKAEAERLGSPKIGDTFELNDRLARVVGIADVPRDFLSSPYIFTTYDRALSYTPRQRKQLNFVLASPQDGVSVEQAIKNIEQTTGLKAYTEEGMSWLTIGYYMRNTGIPINIGLSLGLVFVVGMAIAGQTFYAFALQNERYFGALKAMGTRSRTLVAMIIVQSLTVGLVGYGIGAGAGTLIGWLGRNGRLAFYTPPQLLWISFGITIFICMLSSLISIQRVLRLEPAVVFRS